The proteins below come from a single Abyssisolibacter fermentans genomic window:
- a CDS encoding uracil-xanthine permease family protein, producing the protein MSENILSSKEISSKREFSTSPFLKVILALQHLIAMFGATVLVPILTGLDTSVALVSAGVGTLIFHTVTKRKVPVFLGSSFAFIAVINTVKELYNGDLTYAQGGIFVAGLIYVIISLIVKKVGVDKIVKYLPPQVVGPMIMVIGLNLVPTAINMASTNYIIAFITLGIALSITLFAKGFIKQLAILIGVSIGYIIAYTSGIVETNIITEAAYFSVPNFTLPKFEIGAIAIIVPVILAVFMEHIGDITTNGQVVGKNFVEDPGLNRTLLGDGLATLFAGLIGGPANTTYGENTGVLAITKNYDPAILRLAAVLAIILGFVAKIGGFLKSIPTCVMGGISIMLFCMIALIGVKTLKNSEIKINAKNIIIIASILIIGIGTSLIKRYTGNSIGIPVTETVKITELSLAAIVGVVLNAILNRKATNK; encoded by the coding sequence ATGTCAGAAAATATATTATCAAGTAAAGAGATTTCAAGTAAAAGAGAGTTTAGTACAAGTCCGTTTTTAAAAGTTATATTAGCTTTACAACATTTGATAGCTATGTTTGGAGCAACTGTTTTAGTACCAATATTAACAGGATTAGATACTTCTGTAGCATTGGTTTCAGCTGGTGTAGGAACATTGATTTTCCATACGGTTACAAAAAGAAAAGTACCCGTTTTTCTAGGTTCATCATTTGCTTTTATAGCAGTAATTAATACAGTGAAGGAATTATACAATGGTGATTTAACATATGCACAAGGTGGGATTTTTGTTGCAGGTTTGATATACGTAATAATATCATTAATAGTTAAAAAAGTTGGAGTAGATAAGATTGTGAAATATCTACCACCACAGGTAGTTGGTCCAATGATTATGGTTATAGGTTTGAATTTAGTACCAACAGCTATAAATATGGCATCAACTAATTATATAATTGCATTTATTACACTTGGCATTGCACTATCAATAACACTTTTTGCTAAAGGTTTTATAAAGCAGTTAGCAATTTTAATAGGAGTATCAATCGGATACATTATTGCATATACAAGTGGAATTGTAGAAACAAATATAATAACAGAAGCAGCGTATTTTAGTGTTCCAAACTTTACATTACCGAAATTTGAAATAGGAGCAATCGCAATTATAGTACCAGTTATACTAGCTGTTTTCATGGAACATATAGGAGATATTACTACTAACGGTCAAGTAGTTGGTAAAAATTTCGTAGAAGATCCTGGTTTAAACAGAACTCTATTAGGTGATGGATTAGCTACATTATTTGCAGGTTTAATAGGTGGACCAGCTAATACAACATATGGTGAAAATACAGGAGTTTTAGCTATAACTAAAAATTATGATCCAGCAATACTTAGATTAGCAGCAGTATTAGCAATAATATTAGGTTTCGTAGCCAAAATAGGTGGATTTTTAAAGAGTATACCAACTTGTGTAATGGGCGGAATAAGTATAATGTTGTTTTGTATGATAGCATTAATTGGTGTAAAAACTTTAAAAAATAGTGAGATTAAAATAAATGCTAAAAACATAATAATAATTGCATCTATTCTAATAATAGGAATCGGAACATCACTTATAAAAAGATATACAGGAAATAGTATCGGAATTCCAGTTACAGAAACAGTTAAAATAACAGAATTAAGTTTAGCTGCAATAGTAGGAGTAGTGCTAAATGCAATATTAAATAGAAAAGCAACTAATAAATAA
- a CDS encoding chromate transporter, which produces MELLNLFFTFFKIGAFSFGGGYAMIPIIKDEIISHGWMTLVDFFNIISITEMTPGPIAINTATYAGNVVGGFFGGLISTIGVILPSFIIVIAITFSYEKFKENKYSNMIFYGVRAVVVGMIASAGLFIAKTTLLDTTKSAISINIHGIIIFIICLFLLMKYKLHPILIICLSAFMGIITLYV; this is translated from the coding sequence ATGGAATTGTTAAATTTATTTTTTACTTTTTTTAAAATAGGTGCATTTAGCTTTGGCGGTGGCTATGCAATGATACCTATAATAAAGGATGAAATAATATCACATGGATGGATGACTTTAGTTGATTTTTTTAATATTATTTCAATTACAGAAATGACCCCTGGTCCGATAGCTATAAATACAGCTACATATGCGGGAAATGTTGTAGGTGGTTTTTTTGGAGGACTAATATCAACAATAGGTGTAATATTACCATCTTTTATAATAGTAATAGCAATAACATTTTCTTATGAAAAATTTAAAGAAAATAAATATTCAAATATGATATTTTATGGAGTTAGAGCAGTTGTAGTGGGAATGATTGCATCTGCAGGGTTATTTATTGCTAAAACTACATTACTTGATACAACTAAATCTGCTATAAGTATAAATATACATGGGATAATAATCTTTATAATATGTTTGTTTTTGCTGATGAAGTATAAATTACATCCAATTTTAATAATATGTTTATCAGCTTTTATGGGAATTATAACATTATATGTATAG
- a CDS encoding chromate transporter, whose product MRLLEMFLIFFKIGGFTFGGGFAMIPLIERELVDNKGWANREDIVDILALCQSIPGSIAVNCATFIGYKIGGIKGAVSSIIGVTLPSFLIITLIAEFFTSFLHTKIVEAAFMGIRASVVALIITAVIKTAKVSIIDKTTAFIAIITTLLIVFISINPIWLIICGGLFGVVYLKYYKKI is encoded by the coding sequence ATGAGATTATTAGAGATGTTTCTTATTTTTTTTAAGATTGGAGGATTTACATTTGGAGGCGGGTTTGCAATGATACCTCTTATTGAAAGAGAGTTGGTTGATAACAAAGGTTGGGCTAATAGAGAGGATATAGTAGATATTTTAGCACTGTGTCAATCAATACCTGGCTCAATAGCAGTGAATTGTGCTACATTTATTGGATATAAAATAGGTGGAATAAAAGGTGCAGTTTCTTCTATTATAGGGGTTACCCTACCTTCATTTTTGATAATAACCCTTATAGCAGAATTTTTCACGAGTTTTTTACATACTAAAATTGTAGAAGCTGCATTTATGGGTATTAGAGCATCCGTAGTAGCACTTATAATAACTGCTGTAATAAAAACTGCTAAGGTTTCAATAATAGATAAAACTACCGCTTTTATAGCTATAATAACGACACTATTGATAGTATTTATAAGTATTAATCCAATATGGCTAATTATATGTGGAGGATTATTTGGTGTAGTTTATTTAAAATATTATAAGAAGATTTAA
- a CDS encoding ABC transporter ATP-binding protein has product MILEARNIGFNYDKKEVLKDVNLSIDKGEIAVIIGPNGCGKSTLLKILIRCLKPNRGEIFLEGKDIKKIKNNEVAKKLAILPQAKNIPADVIVETLVGYGRFPHLGFNKRLKKQDYEIVDWAIEKTGLQDLKNREVGTLSGGERQRAWIAMALAQKTEILILDEPTTFLDISYQLDILQLIKQLNVELGLTIIMVLHDLNLATRYAHKIYAMKDGSIYKQGKYDETIDNLLLKDVFNIKASFFDDDINKCPFLIPQQIIKNNINC; this is encoded by the coding sequence ATGATATTAGAAGCTAGAAATATTGGTTTTAATTATGATAAAAAAGAAGTACTTAAAGATGTAAATCTATCTATAGATAAAGGAGAAATAGCTGTTATTATAGGACCTAATGGTTGTGGAAAATCTACACTACTAAAAATTCTGATTAGATGTTTAAAACCAAATAGAGGTGAAATATTTTTAGAAGGTAAAGACATAAAGAAAATAAAAAATAATGAAGTAGCGAAAAAGCTAGCAATTCTACCTCAAGCAAAAAATATACCAGCGGACGTAATAGTAGAAACATTAGTTGGATATGGAAGATTCCCACATTTAGGATTTAATAAACGTTTAAAAAAACAAGATTATGAAATAGTAGATTGGGCTATTGAGAAAACGGGACTACAAGATTTAAAAAATAGGGAAGTAGGAACATTATCTGGAGGAGAAAGGCAGCGAGCATGGATTGCAATGGCACTAGCTCAAAAAACAGAGATATTAATATTGGATGAGCCAACTACTTTTTTAGACATATCATACCAGCTTGATATTTTACAATTAATAAAGCAGCTTAACGTAGAATTAGGGTTAACAATAATAATGGTGTTGCATGATTTAAACTTAGCTACTAGATACGCTCATAAAATATATGCTATGAAAGATGGTTCGATATATAAGCAAGGGAAATATGATGAAACTATAGACAATCTTTTATTAAAAGATGTATTTAATATAAAAGCTAGTTTTTTTGATGATGATATAAACAAATGTCCTTTTTTAATTCCTCAACAGATTATAAAAAATAATATTAATTGCTAA
- a CDS encoding FecCD family ABC transporter permease, which translates to MLHTEELTNKKILYKKYIILLILFILMIISFLISVAKGSLDISVTKVLKAIFIETDTINHQIIWNIRVPRTLVAGLVGICLSLSGAILQGIMRNPLASPNIIGVSSGAGLAAFVIFILFPEYYYLVPVGAFIGALAATLLIYMLAWKNGINPMRLVLAGVAVSTLLKAGINTLMTFFPDRVVGVIGFMVGGLSARTWIHFNTLWPYAIIGILGSLILAKKLNVLMLGDEVATSLGLNVEATRLIFIVLASLLAASAVSVVGLLGFVGLIVPHISRLIIGSDFKYLLPASAILGATTLILCDTLARLLFDPVEIPVGIVMAALGAPFFLYLLRERKSVSK; encoded by the coding sequence ATGTTACATACAGAAGAATTAACTAATAAAAAAATTTTATATAAAAAGTATATTATCCTGTTAATTTTGTTTATTTTAATGATAATTAGTTTTTTAATAAGCGTAGCTAAAGGTTCGCTAGATATTAGTGTAACAAAGGTTTTAAAAGCTATTTTTATCGAAACAGATACAATAAATCATCAAATAATTTGGAATATAAGAGTGCCTAGAACATTAGTTGCAGGTTTAGTAGGTATATGTTTATCATTATCTGGCGCAATATTACAAGGTATTATGCGAAATCCATTAGCATCACCAAATATAATAGGAGTTTCTTCAGGAGCTGGATTGGCAGCATTTGTAATTTTCATTCTTTTTCCTGAATATTATTATTTAGTTCCTGTAGGAGCATTCATAGGAGCATTAGCAGCAACTTTGCTAATATATATGTTAGCTTGGAAAAATGGAATTAATCCTATGAGGCTAGTTTTAGCAGGAGTTGCGGTGTCTACTTTATTAAAAGCAGGGATTAATACGTTAATGACTTTTTTTCCAGATAGAGTAGTTGGTGTTATTGGATTTATGGTTGGAGGATTGTCGGCTAGGACGTGGATTCATTTTAATACATTGTGGCCATATGCAATAATTGGAATACTAGGATCATTAATTTTAGCAAAGAAATTAAATGTATTAATGCTAGGAGATGAGGTTGCAACTAGTTTAGGGCTGAATGTAGAAGCGACAAGATTAATATTTATTGTATTAGCATCATTGCTGGCAGCTAGCGCTGTTAGTGTAGTGGGGTTATTAGGATTTGTTGGATTAATAGTACCTCACATATCTAGGTTAATAATAGGTTCGGATTTTAAATATTTATTACCAGCATCTGCAATACTAGGAGCAACAACGCTGATATTATGTGATACCTTAGCAAGATTGTTATTTGATCCAGTTGAAATACCAGTAGGTATAGTAATGGCAGCATTAGGAGCACCATTTTTCTTATATCTTTTAAGAGAAAGGAAGTCAGTTAGCAAATGA
- a CDS encoding ABC transporter substrate-binding protein, translated as MKRNIFSLLVIFVVSTMFFVGCSSKEVATENDVKTLADSVVIDDNTVKFVDAMGDEITLDKNPQKVICLYNSYLDLWYEAQGKVIGRIKTKGAVHEEAKDVEIVGTMSQPNAEKILSMQPDLVILTPSMKGQKEIIPILKDNKIPYLAVEYETFDKYMYIMRIFTALTNDEEAYNEKGIKIEKEINDIISKIPTEGNPSVLLMFASTKSVKVKLPNSTVGAMLDDLKANNIAYDAKLTEEKMEIFSMEKIIERNPDYILVQTMGDVEKIKDKLIKDVESNPAWKSLTAVKEGRYIILPKDLYLYKANARYAEAYMGLAKILYPDIFK; from the coding sequence ATGAAACGAAATATATTTTCATTACTAGTGATATTTGTAGTAAGTACTATGTTTTTTGTAGGTTGTAGTAGTAAAGAAGTTGCTACTGAAAATGATGTAAAAACATTAGCTGATAGTGTAGTAATTGATGATAATACTGTAAAATTTGTAGATGCTATGGGAGATGAAATAACCTTAGATAAAAATCCACAAAAAGTTATATGTTTGTATAATTCTTATCTTGATTTATGGTATGAAGCTCAAGGCAAAGTAATAGGCAGAATAAAAACAAAAGGTGCTGTGCATGAAGAGGCAAAAGACGTTGAAATAGTAGGTACAATGTCACAGCCAAATGCAGAAAAAATATTGTCTATGCAGCCTGATTTAGTTATATTGACACCTAGTATGAAAGGACAAAAAGAAATTATTCCAATATTAAAAGATAATAAAATTCCATATTTAGCGGTAGAATATGAAACATTTGATAAATACATGTATATAATGAGAATATTCACAGCATTAACCAATGACGAAGAAGCATATAATGAAAAAGGAATTAAAATAGAAAAAGAGATAAATGATATAATATCAAAAATACCAACTGAAGGCAATCCAAGCGTATTATTAATGTTTGCATCAACTAAGAGTGTGAAAGTGAAATTGCCAAATTCGACAGTTGGAGCAATGTTAGATGATTTGAAAGCGAATAATATAGCTTATGATGCGAAGTTAACAGAGGAAAAAATGGAGATATTCAGTATGGAAAAAATTATAGAAAGAAACCCAGATTATATTTTGGTACAAACAATGGGTGATGTAGAAAAAATTAAAGATAAATTAATAAAAGATGTAGAGTCCAATCCTGCATGGAAGTCACTAACAGCTGTCAAAGAAGGAAGATATATAATATTACCAAAAGATTTATATCTTTATAAAGCAAATGCAAGATATGCTGAAGCTTACATGGGTTTAGCTAAAATACTGTATCCGGATATTTTTAAATAA
- a CDS encoding PTS sugar transporter subunit IIA — MLNIFRRKSEANIVAPLDGEAIDISQVEDEVFSQKMLGDGIAIKPTSGVVVAPCNGKVIQVFPTNHAIGIKSNEGLEILIHLGLDTVELKGEGFKRLVNQGDKVKAGDKLVELDMDFLSKHAKSLVTPIVITNGAEVKSMEKFLGTVVRGETMVMKINK, encoded by the coding sequence ATGTTAAATATATTTAGAAGAAAATCAGAAGCTAACATTGTAGCACCTTTAGATGGTGAAGCTATTGATATATCACAAGTTGAAGATGAAGTGTTTTCACAAAAAATGTTAGGTGATGGAATAGCCATAAAGCCGACAAGTGGAGTAGTTGTAGCTCCATGCAATGGGAAAGTAATACAAGTATTCCCAACTAACCATGCAATTGGTATAAAATCGAATGAAGGCTTAGAAATATTGATACATCTAGGATTAGATACAGTTGAATTGAAAGGTGAAGGCTTTAAGCGTCTAGTTAACCAAGGAGACAAAGTTAAAGCAGGGGACAAGCTGGTAGAACTTGATATGGATTTTCTAAGTAAACATGCAAAATCACTAGTAACTCCCATTGTTATAACAAATGGAGCAGAAGTAAAAAGTATGGAGAAATTTTTGGGTACTGTTGTTCGTGGTGAAACAATGGTAATGAAAATAAATAAGTAA
- a CDS encoding PHP domain-containing protein translates to MKFDFHIHSVFSDGSSKVNMIFDIAQKENLSALAITDHDTTLGLSVVDNISKEYGIPFVPAVEFTAIEEGVKFHVLAYNIDIESKELKDYSERLLLYLNNKSRQQIKLMQKNGIEIEEEEFFKESQGGPLYRAKLLKTLARYGYLKQEEIMSCIKTYFGKEGPYYIEDSYKFNDFGQICDLIKRNNGIVVLAHPGKIKKKNMDLYNKLINSELIDGLEVYHPSNDFEVRKELMKVVKKKDILFTGGSDYHGDYNKKKTPICGVTMPDEIYYNLRSYMRNK, encoded by the coding sequence ATGAAATTTGATTTTCATATACATTCAGTTTTTTCTGACGGAAGCTCTAAAGTTAATATGATTTTTGATATAGCGCAGAAAGAGAATCTTTCTGCGCTTGCAATTACTGATCATGATACAACATTAGGACTTAGCGTTGTTGATAATATAAGTAAAGAATACGGTATTCCATTTGTACCTGCTGTTGAATTTACAGCAATAGAAGAAGGTGTCAAATTTCATGTATTGGCTTATAATATAGATATAGAGTCTAAAGAATTAAAAGATTATTCAGAGCGTTTATTATTATATCTTAATAATAAATCAAGACAGCAGATTAAACTAATGCAAAAAAACGGCATTGAAATTGAAGAGGAAGAGTTTTTTAAAGAAAGCCAAGGAGGACCGCTTTATAGAGCAAAACTGTTAAAAACACTAGCAAGATACGGTTATTTAAAACAAGAAGAAATAATGAGCTGTATAAAAACATATTTTGGTAAAGAAGGGCCGTATTATATAGAAGATAGCTATAAATTTAATGATTTTGGGCAGATTTGTGATTTAATAAAAAGAAACAATGGTATTGTTGTTTTGGCACATCCAGGTAAAATTAAGAAAAAGAATATGGACTTATATAATAAGCTTATAAATAGTGAATTAATTGATGGTCTAGAAGTTTATCACCCATCAAATGATTTCGAAGTAAGAAAAGAATTAATGAAGGTTGTGAAAAAAAAAGATATTTTATTTACAGGTGGATCAGATTATCATGGCGATTATAATAAAAAGAAAACCCCTATTTGTGGTGTAACTATGCCGGATGAGATTTATTATAATCTAAGGTCTTATATGAGGAACAAGTAA
- a CDS encoding PTS transporter subunit EIIC, with protein MANAKIKQMSQKILEKVGGKENVISVTHCATRLRLVIKDKEIVDKKVINKIDGVMGVVEQSGQLQMILGPGTAAKVADEFGKLVGRKVGVEDEIKVRKEELKAKNSTPFKLFLRHISNIFIPLIPAFIGCGVIYGLAKILLNTECINKNTYYILYVIGKSIFMYMNIMVGINAAKEFGGSPALGGAIAGILTSPKLAKIVIGGENLIPGEGGIIAVLIAVILGAMLEKKLRKVMPSVIDLIATPTIVLLVIGLGSLYIFHPAGAFLSSGLSWLVNTAIEKGGIFVGAILSGTFLPLVMTGLHRVLTPIEVSLLDNTGLDLLRPILAMAGAGQVGAALAVYFKTKNKRLKKIIGSSLPVGMLGIGEPLMFGVTLPLGKPFLTACLGSMVGGAYISLTKVASIGIGLSGLPLTLLIPSNQVLNYIIATLLAYAGGFALTYITKWEDMAEDSDSEENSVINEVLNIK; from the coding sequence ATGGCTAATGCAAAAATTAAACAAATGAGCCAGAAGATTTTAGAAAAAGTCGGAGGCAAAGAAAACGTTATATCAGTTACACATTGTGCAACTAGACTAAGACTAGTTATTAAAGACAAAGAAATTGTAGACAAAAAAGTCATCAATAAAATTGATGGCGTAATGGGTGTTGTTGAACAAAGTGGACAGCTTCAAATGATATTAGGACCTGGAACAGCAGCTAAAGTAGCTGATGAATTTGGTAAATTAGTAGGAAGAAAAGTTGGGGTTGAAGATGAAATTAAGGTAAGAAAAGAAGAACTTAAAGCAAAAAACAGTACTCCGTTCAAACTATTTCTAAGACACATATCAAACATATTTATTCCACTAATTCCAGCATTCATTGGATGTGGTGTTATATATGGATTAGCAAAAATACTTTTGAATACCGAATGTATAAATAAGAATACTTATTATATTTTATATGTAATTGGTAAATCAATATTTATGTATATGAATATAATGGTTGGTATAAACGCTGCGAAAGAATTTGGTGGAAGTCCTGCATTAGGCGGCGCTATAGCTGGTATTTTAACTTCTCCTAAGCTTGCAAAGATAGTTATTGGCGGTGAAAACCTTATTCCTGGAGAAGGCGGAATTATCGCTGTTTTAATTGCAGTTATATTAGGTGCAATGCTTGAAAAGAAACTAAGAAAAGTAATGCCATCAGTAATAGATTTAATTGCAACACCAACGATAGTATTATTAGTAATTGGTTTAGGTAGTTTATATATATTCCACCCAGCAGGAGCATTTTTGTCAAGTGGACTTAGCTGGTTAGTAAACACTGCTATCGAAAAAGGTGGAATATTTGTAGGAGCTATACTTTCAGGAACATTCTTACCTCTTGTAATGACTGGTCTTCATAGGGTTCTCACACCTATAGAAGTAAGTTTATTGGATAATACAGGATTAGACTTATTAAGACCAATCTTAGCAATGGCAGGTGCAGGACAAGTAGGTGCAGCATTAGCTGTCTATTTCAAAACAAAAAATAAGAGACTTAAAAAAATCATAGGTAGTTCATTACCAGTTGGTATGCTAGGTATAGGAGAACCATTGATGTTTGGTGTTACTTTACCATTAGGTAAACCTTTCCTAACAGCATGTTTAGGATCGATGGTTGGAGGTGCTTATATCTCATTAACTAAAGTAGCTTCAATAGGTATTGGATTGTCTGGATTACCATTAACTTTATTAATACCTTCTAATCAAGTCTTAAACTATATTATAGCAACATTGTTAGCATATGCAGGTGGTTTCGCTTTAACATATATCACTAAATGGGAAGATATGGCTGAAGATTCAGATTCTGAAGAAAACAGTGTAATAAATGAAGTTCTTAATATTAAATAG
- the murQ gene encoding N-acetylmuramic acid 6-phosphate etherase produces MKIDLSNLTTERRNPNTFGIDIAPTQDMIKMINEEDKKVAFAVEKEIPNIAKAVDLIAEAFEKGGRLIYIGAGTSGRLGILDASECPPTFGTPKEMVQGIIAGGYEAIFSAVEGAEDNKLDGIEELKKINFSNKDVLVGITASGRTPYVIGAINYANEIGSVTIAVTNNVDSAIQKIAKVCIAVVVGSEALTGSTRLKAGTAQKMVLNILTTGSMIKLGKVYENLMVDVQSTNLKLVERCKNIVMEATSVDKNIATQYLEETDYDVKFAIFMIKSKLDKKTAKEVFESYKGHIREALKAIEKQ; encoded by the coding sequence ATGAAGATTGATTTAAGTAATTTGACAACAGAAAGAAGAAATCCAAATACATTTGGAATTGATATAGCTCCAACACAAGATATGATAAAAATGATTAATGAGGAAGATAAAAAGGTAGCCTTTGCCGTTGAAAAAGAAATTCCGAATATAGCAAAAGCAGTCGACTTAATAGCAGAAGCTTTTGAAAAAGGAGGCAGACTAATTTATATTGGTGCAGGAACTAGTGGAAGACTTGGGATATTAGATGCTTCAGAATGCCCTCCAACGTTTGGAACTCCAAAAGAAATGGTTCAAGGTATTATTGCTGGAGGTTATGAAGCAATTTTCAGTGCTGTAGAAGGTGCAGAGGATAATAAGCTAGATGGAATAGAAGAATTAAAGAAAATAAATTTTAGTAATAAAGATGTATTGGTAGGAATAACTGCAAGTGGAAGAACTCCATATGTAATTGGTGCAATTAACTATGCTAATGAAATAGGTTCTGTAACAATTGCAGTTACCAACAATGTTGATTCAGCTATTCAAAAAATTGCAAAGGTTTGTATAGCAGTTGTTGTTGGGAGTGAAGCATTAACAGGTTCAACTAGGTTGAAAGCAGGAACTGCACAAAAAATGGTTTTAAATATACTTACAACAGGTTCAATGATAAAGCTAGGTAAAGTCTATGAGAATCTTATGGTTGATGTACAATCAACAAATCTTAAATTAGTAGAGAGATGTAAAAATATAGTTATGGAAGCTACCTCAGTAGATAAAAATATAGCAACTCAATATTTAGAAGAAACAGATTATGATGTTAAATTTGCAATTTTTATGATAAAGTCAAAACTTGATAAAAAGACAGCAAAAGAAGTATTTGAATCATATAAAGGACACATAAGAGAAGCTCTTAAAGCTATAGAAAAACAATAA
- a CDS encoding MgtC/SapB family protein, translated as MWYEIILRFALSVFVGGLIGYEREYQNRPAGFITHILVCVGAAIIAMIQNQLVQDSINLTLMYPQLANSLKIDSGRIISQVVSGVGFLGAGAIIHNKGSVTGLTTAATLWVVACIGIACGMGYYFLSITSTIGVYCVLVVLKKVKFRIQDKISNKEV; from the coding sequence TTGTGGTATGAAATAATATTACGGTTTGCATTATCAGTTTTTGTTGGAGGTCTCATAGGATATGAAAGAGAATATCAAAATAGGCCTGCAGGTTTTATTACTCATATACTCGTATGTGTAGGAGCTGCTATTATTGCTATGATACAAAATCAACTTGTTCAAGACTCAATAAATTTGACGTTAATGTATCCGCAATTAGCAAATTCTCTAAAAATTGATAGTGGAAGAATTATTTCTCAAGTTGTTTCAGGAGTAGGATTCTTGGGTGCTGGAGCGATTATACATAATAAAGGTTCAGTTACAGGACTTACGACAGCTGCAACGTTATGGGTAGTTGCCTGTATAGGAATTGCGTGTGGTATGGGTTATTATTTTTTAAGCATAACGTCTACAATTGGTGTTTATTGTGTACTTGTTGTATTGAAAAAGGTTAAATTTAGGATACAAGATAAAATTTCAAATAAGGAAGTTTGA
- the aroE gene encoding shikimate dehydrogenase, with the protein MYGLIGEKLGHSFSPFIHSLIFKQMKIEGHYDLFEINENDLEKAIIGLKALGAKGVNVTIPYKVNVMKYLDDISKEAKKIGAINTICFKDGKCIGYNTDYYGFGMMLKRNGINIKNKKAVILGTGGASKAVCQYLIDNDASEIIFVSRNKNRKLDNKYELIDYEDIKAINGDIMINCTPCGMYPNIDKSPVEIKIIENFNAVVDLIYNPKETLFIKYAKKIGIKNVNGLYMLVGQAIKAQELWQEIGIDTEIYDIVYQETYKKLYK; encoded by the coding sequence ATGTATGGCTTGATTGGAGAAAAACTTGGACATAGCTTCTCACCGTTTATTCATTCCTTAATATTCAAACAAATGAAAATAGAAGGACATTATGATTTGTTTGAAATTAACGAAAATGATTTAGAAAAAGCAATAATAGGTTTGAAAGCACTAGGAGCTAAAGGAGTAAATGTAACTATCCCTTACAAAGTGAATGTGATGAAATATTTAGATGATATTTCAAAAGAGGCTAAAAAAATTGGTGCTATTAATACAATATGTTTCAAAGATGGAAAGTGTATTGGCTATAATACTGATTATTATGGCTTTGGTATGATGTTAAAAAGAAATGGCATAAATATAAAAAACAAAAAGGCTGTAATATTGGGAACAGGAGGAGCATCAAAGGCTGTATGTCAATATTTGATTGATAATGATGCTAGTGAAATAATATTTGTTAGTAGAAACAAAAATAGAAAGTTAGATAATAAATATGAATTGATAGATTATGAAGATATTAAAGCAATTAATGGCGATATAATGATTAATTGTACACCTTGTGGAATGTATCCAAATATAGATAAATCACCAGTTGAAATAAAAATTATTGAAAATTTTAATGCGGTAGTTGATCTTATATATAATCCTAAAGAAACTTTATTTATTAAATATGCTAAAAAAATAGGGATAAAAAATGTAAATGGACTATATATGTTAGTTGGGCAAGCTATAAAAGCACAAGAATTATGGCAAGAGATTGGTATAGATACAGAAATTTATGATATTGTATATCAGGAAACATATAAAAAACTTTATAAATAA
- a CDS encoding chorismate mutase, whose protein sequence is MSNLDKLRDEIDMIDKELVEILEKRMKIAMDVGKYKKENGLPILNKEREKQVLERISNYVEDDNLKKYILELFQSIMDESKELQKNI, encoded by the coding sequence ATGAGTAATTTAGATAAACTTAGAGATGAAATAGATATGATAGACAAAGAACTTGTAGAGATACTTGAAAAAAGAATGAAAATAGCTATGGATGTTGGGAAATACAAAAAAGAAAATGGACTACCTATTTTAAATAAAGAAAGAGAAAAACAAGTACTAGAAAGAATCTCTAATTATGTAGAAGATGATAATTTAAAGAAGTATATATTAGAACTATTTCAAAGTATTATGGATGAGAGTAAAGAATTACAAAAAAATATTTAA